A single Agrococcus sp. ARC_14 DNA region contains:
- a CDS encoding tryptophan 2,3-dioxygenase family protein produces the protein MPVEDNTREIESTIVTDLSERMTYGSYLGLDTLLDSQHPKSRPEHHDELLFIIQHQTTELWLKLVIHELDDARALLAADDLGAALKRIARVKHIQEVLTQQWSVLATLTPTEYAQFRGSLASASGFQSAQYRMVEFALGNKHARMLQVFESNPADHAALEAELHRPSLYDEFLRHLARRGHAVPRALLERDVTKAHVYTEELVPVFQAIYEDAGRPDGGEDWRAYEACEELVDLEDNFQFWRFRHLRTVTRTIGMKHGTGGSSGVDFLKRALELTFFPELYAVRTRIKE, from the coding sequence GTGCCCGTCGAGGACAACACCCGCGAGATCGAGTCGACCATCGTCACCGATCTCAGCGAGCGCATGACGTACGGCAGCTATCTGGGCCTCGACACGCTGCTCGACTCGCAGCATCCCAAGAGCCGCCCCGAGCACCACGACGAGCTGCTCTTCATCATCCAGCACCAGACGACAGAGCTGTGGCTGAAGCTCGTCATCCACGAGCTCGACGACGCCCGCGCGCTGCTCGCCGCCGACGACCTGGGCGCCGCGCTCAAGCGCATCGCGCGCGTCAAGCACATCCAGGAGGTGCTGACGCAGCAGTGGTCGGTGCTCGCCACGCTCACGCCCACCGAGTACGCGCAGTTCCGCGGCTCGCTCGCCAGCGCATCCGGGTTCCAGAGCGCGCAGTACCGCATGGTCGAGTTCGCGCTCGGCAACAAGCACGCTCGCATGCTGCAGGTCTTCGAGTCGAACCCGGCAGACCACGCAGCGCTCGAGGCCGAGCTGCACCGGCCCAGCCTGTACGACGAGTTCCTGCGGCACCTCGCCCGCCGCGGTCACGCCGTGCCGAGGGCGCTGCTCGAGCGCGACGTCACGAAGGCGCACGTCTACACCGAGGAGCTCGTTCCCGTCTTCCAGGCGATCTACGAGGATGCCGGCCGACCCGATGGCGGCGAGGACTGGCGTGCCTACGAGGCCTGCGAAGAGCTGGTCGACCTCGAGGACAACTTCCAGTTCTGGCGCTTCCGGCACCTCCGCACCGTCACGCGCACGATCGGGATGAAGCACGGCACCGGCGGCTCGAGCGGCGTCGACTTCCTCAAGCGCGCGCTCGAGCTCACGTTCTTCCCGGAGCTCTACGCCGTGCGCACGCGGATCAAGGAGTGA
- a CDS encoding methyltransferase — protein sequence MPELDHDALIAQLRASGSVFAEEELAVLHEHAERVGPDLRGDAAEILELLVDRRVHGERIEHIVERAQFAELSVHVDFGVFVPRNRTVLLATIVADHLRALRDAHGTEGPPRLLDFGCGSGAIAALAAHRVPGIEVVAVDSDRRAVACAEHNLPQARVVRASSILALVAADATATGVAGAAAAADATEPTATSRISASAPFDVIAANLPYVPTSQLQLLPHGTLESEPLTALDGGEDGLEPLGEHALSMGALLRTGGILVTEVAPHQIERATEILMLSGFSSVELRSDDEIGATALVAMR from the coding sequence ATGCCCGAGCTCGATCACGATGCGCTGATCGCGCAGCTGCGGGCATCGGGCAGCGTGTTCGCCGAGGAGGAGCTCGCGGTGCTGCATGAGCACGCGGAGCGCGTCGGCCCTGACCTCCGTGGCGACGCGGCCGAGATCCTCGAGCTCCTGGTCGACCGGCGCGTGCACGGCGAGCGGATCGAGCACATCGTCGAGCGTGCGCAGTTCGCCGAGCTGAGCGTGCACGTCGACTTCGGCGTGTTCGTCCCGCGCAATCGCACGGTGTTGCTCGCGACGATCGTCGCCGACCACCTGCGTGCGCTGCGCGACGCGCACGGCACCGAAGGACCGCCGCGCCTGCTCGATTTCGGTTGCGGCTCGGGAGCCATCGCGGCGCTCGCGGCGCACCGGGTGCCGGGCATCGAGGTGGTCGCGGTCGATAGCGATCGGCGCGCCGTCGCGTGCGCCGAGCACAACCTTCCCCAAGCGCGGGTCGTGCGAGCGAGCAGCATCCTCGCGCTGGTCGCCGCCGATGCAACGGCCACTGGCGTCGCAGGCGCAGCCGCCGCTGCCGACGCGACCGAGCCGACCGCCACGAGCCGCATCAGCGCATCCGCCCCCTTCGACGTCATCGCGGCCAACCTGCCCTACGTGCCCACCTCGCAGCTGCAGCTGCTGCCGCACGGCACGCTCGAGTCGGAGCCGCTGACCGCGCTCGACGGCGGCGAGGACGGGCTCGAGCCGCTGGGCGAGCACGCGCTCTCGATGGGAGCGCTCCTGCGCACCGGCGGCATCCTCGTCACCGAGGTCGCACCGCACCAGATCGAGCGAGCCACCGAGATCCTCATGCTCTCCGGCTTCTCGAGCGTCGAGCTGCGCAGCGACGACGAGATCGGCGCGACCGCGCTCGTCGCAATGCGCTGA
- a CDS encoding M20/M25/M40 family metallo-hydrolase: MQIADDALDHLIALVRVPTEEPSQLPAFRAALEERFSRLFAALEVETIGDTLLARWAGSGQGAPALLMAHQDVVPAPDEPDSDAGWTHPPYSGHRDETHIWGRGTLDDKGSLVGICVAIEALLESGFRPQRDVWLVFGHDEETMGTGAAEAIAELDRRGVRPAWALDEGGAIIEPPIAGVTRDVAVVGVAEKGFVNVRMRVAQVGGHASTPPLLPATSRLARAIRRLDFARWPRSLPEPALRMLELLGAEASGAQGAVLRNVRRARPLVERILARGDETRAMLATTAVVTQLSGAAAANALAEEASAFVNARIAVGSSVEETVAHMRRAIADDAVELEVLHGHGPSPESPSAGAGWDAIEAAIARARPDVLTVPYVVLGGTDGRHAYRITDRVYRFAPFEMTREERLTLHARDERIRIDTWLAGCRWYADLIERNC; the protein is encoded by the coding sequence GTGCAGATCGCCGATGACGCTCTCGACCACCTGATCGCGCTCGTCCGCGTGCCCACCGAGGAGCCGTCGCAGCTGCCTGCCTTCCGCGCCGCGCTGGAGGAGCGCTTCTCGCGGCTGTTCGCCGCCCTCGAGGTCGAGACGATCGGCGACACCCTGTTGGCGCGTTGGGCCGGATCGGGCCAGGGTGCGCCGGCGCTGCTGATGGCGCACCAGGATGTCGTGCCCGCCCCCGACGAACCTGACTCGGATGCCGGGTGGACGCATCCGCCCTACTCCGGTCACCGCGACGAGACGCACATCTGGGGCCGCGGCACGCTCGACGACAAGGGCTCGCTCGTGGGCATCTGCGTGGCGATCGAGGCGCTGCTCGAGTCGGGCTTCCGGCCGCAGCGGGATGTGTGGCTCGTGTTCGGGCACGACGAGGAGACGATGGGCACGGGCGCCGCGGAGGCGATCGCCGAGCTCGACCGCCGCGGCGTGCGGCCGGCGTGGGCGCTCGACGAGGGCGGCGCGATCATCGAGCCTCCGATCGCGGGCGTCACGCGCGACGTGGCCGTCGTGGGCGTCGCCGAGAAGGGCTTCGTGAACGTGCGGATGCGCGTGGCGCAGGTGGGCGGGCACGCGTCGACGCCGCCGCTGCTGCCGGCGACCTCGCGGCTGGCGCGGGCGATCCGGCGGCTCGACTTCGCGAGGTGGCCGAGGTCGCTGCCGGAGCCCGCGCTGCGGATGCTCGAGCTGCTGGGCGCCGAGGCCTCTGGCGCGCAGGGCGCGGTGCTGCGCAACGTGCGACGGGCGCGGCCGCTGGTGGAGCGGATCCTTGCGCGCGGCGACGAGACGCGGGCGATGCTGGCGACCACGGCGGTGGTGACGCAGCTGAGCGGGGCGGCGGCGGCGAACGCGCTGGCCGAGGAGGCGAGCGCGTTCGTGAATGCGCGCATCGCTGTGGGCTCGAGCGTCGAGGAGACCGTCGCGCACATGCGGCGCGCGATCGCCGACGATGCGGTCGAGCTCGAGGTGCTGCACGGGCACGGGCCGAGTCCCGAGAGCCCATCCGCGGGTGCGGGCTGGGACGCCATCGAGGCGGCGATCGCACGGGCGCGGCCCGATGTGCTGACGGTGCCGTACGTGGTGCTCGGCGGCACCGACGGGCGACATGCCTACCGCATCACCGACCGCGTCTACCGCTTCGCGCCGTTCGAGATGACCCGCGAGGAACGGCTCACCCTGCACGCGCGCGACGAGCGCATCCGCATCGACACCTGGCTGGCCGGGTGCCGCTGGTATGCGGACCTGATCGAGCGCAACTGCTGA
- a CDS encoding cation diffusion facilitator family transporter, which translates to MSGGHAHAHGAGHADASSTVRIAVAFGITAVLLLAQIVGSILTGSLALLVDTVHMLTDVAGLGVALTAQWLLRRPPKGRRTWGLVRVEVLAAAAQAAALLVVALVVVIEGVRRLGEPTDVPGPLLLVFGIVGLAGNLVSLAVLAGGRGASLNMRAAFLEVLNDAIGSIAVIAAAVAIWLWGFQQADLIASALVAALIVPRSIVLLRDTGRILLESAPEELDLDDVRAHLLEIEHVVGVHDLHASTLGTGLHQLTAHVVVEPRCFADGHAPRILDALQECAAEHFPLALEHATFQLEPPGHAAHEPQTHA; encoded by the coding sequence ATGTCGGGAGGTCACGCGCACGCGCACGGTGCAGGGCACGCGGATGCGTCGAGCACCGTGCGCATCGCCGTCGCGTTCGGCATCACCGCGGTGCTGCTGCTCGCCCAGATCGTCGGTTCGATCCTCACCGGCTCGCTCGCGCTGCTGGTCGACACCGTGCACATGCTCACGGATGTCGCGGGGCTCGGCGTCGCGCTGACGGCGCAGTGGCTGCTGCGGCGCCCGCCGAAGGGGCGCCGCACCTGGGGGCTCGTGCGCGTCGAGGTGCTCGCGGCCGCGGCGCAGGCTGCCGCGCTGCTGGTCGTGGCGCTCGTCGTGGTGATCGAGGGCGTGCGCCGGCTCGGCGAGCCGACCGACGTGCCGGGGCCGCTGCTGCTGGTGTTCGGCATCGTGGGACTCGCCGGCAACCTCGTCTCGCTCGCCGTGCTCGCCGGCGGCAGGGGAGCGAGCCTCAACATGCGCGCGGCGTTCCTCGAGGTGCTCAACGACGCGATCGGCTCGATCGCGGTGATCGCCGCGGCCGTCGCGATCTGGCTCTGGGGCTTCCAACAGGCCGACCTGATCGCGAGCGCGCTCGTGGCGGCGCTCATCGTGCCGCGCTCGATCGTGCTGCTGCGGGACACCGGACGCATCCTGCTCGAGTCGGCGCCGGAGGAGCTCGACCTCGACGACGTGCGAGCGCACCTGCTCGAGATCGAGCACGTCGTGGGCGTGCACGACCTGCACGCCTCGACGCTCGGCACCGGGCTGCACCAGCTGACGGCGCACGTGGTCGTCGAGCCGCGCTGCTTCGCAGACGGGCACGCGCCGCGCATCCTCGACGCCCTGCAGGAGTGCGCCGCCGAGCACTTCCCGCTCGCGCTCGAGCACGCGACCTTCCAGCTCGAGCCGCCCGGCCACGCGGCCCACGAGCCGCAGACGCACGCCTGA
- a CDS encoding aldehyde dehydrogenase family protein, producing MATTKTQTKAATRTSSRLDVPKTYKLFIGGAFPRSESGRVTEVTDARGRFVANVAKASRKDARDAVRAARKAQSGWAGATAYNRGQVLYRVAEVLEGRKAQFVDELRLTEGLTAARALTQVEDAIDLWVWHAGWTDKIAQIGGNANPVAGPYFNLSVPEPTGVVAIVAPQSSALLGLTSVIAPALVTGNAVVVVPAASAPLSAISLGEVLATSDLPGGVVNVLTGDPAELAPWLAGHADVNALDLTGAGDLDWVELEQIAADTLKRVIRPEPGLPPETPQRILALTETKTVWHTKSRL from the coding sequence ATGGCGACCACGAAGACGCAGACCAAGGCCGCGACCCGCACAAGCAGCCGCCTCGACGTGCCGAAGACCTACAAGCTCTTCATCGGCGGCGCCTTCCCGCGCTCCGAGTCGGGCCGCGTGACCGAGGTGACGGATGCGCGAGGCCGCTTCGTCGCGAACGTCGCGAAGGCCTCGCGCAAGGATGCGCGTGACGCCGTGCGCGCCGCCCGCAAGGCGCAGTCGGGCTGGGCGGGTGCGACCGCCTACAACCGCGGCCAGGTGCTCTACCGCGTCGCCGAGGTGCTCGAGGGCAGGAAGGCGCAGTTCGTCGACGAGCTGCGGCTGACCGAGGGCCTCACGGCCGCTCGTGCGCTCACGCAGGTCGAGGACGCCATCGACCTGTGGGTGTGGCACGCGGGCTGGACCGACAAGATCGCCCAGATCGGCGGCAACGCCAACCCGGTCGCCGGCCCCTACTTCAACCTCTCGGTGCCGGAGCCCACGGGCGTCGTCGCGATCGTCGCGCCGCAGTCGAGCGCGCTGCTGGGCCTCACCTCGGTGATCGCCCCCGCGCTCGTCACCGGCAACGCCGTCGTCGTGGTGCCCGCCGCATCCGCGCCCCTCTCGGCGATCTCGCTCGGCGAGGTGCTCGCCACCAGCGATCTGCCGGGCGGCGTCGTCAACGTGCTCACCGGTGACCCGGCAGAGCTGGCGCCGTGGCTCGCGGGCCACGCCGATGTCAACGCGCTCGATCTCACGGGCGCGGGCGACCTCGACTGGGTCGAGCTCGAGCAGATCGCCGCCGACACGCTCAAGCGCGTCATCCGCCCGGAGCCGGGCCTGCCGCCCGAGACGCCGCAGCGCATCCTCGCCCTCACCGAGACGAAGACGGTCTGGCACACGAAGTCGCGCCTGTAG
- a CDS encoding aldehyde dehydrogenase family protein, with protein MTFLEYAPAPESTSILSLRDDYSLFIGGEWVAGGGERFASISPSTEQQIATFSSADEGDVDAAVRAARTAFRETWGPMSGRDRGKYLFRIARILQERARELAVAESLDNGKPIRETRDADVPLVAQWFFHCAGWADKLDWVGLGANPQPHGVAAQVIPWNFPLLMLSWKVAPALAAGNTVVLKPAETTPLTAMLFAEICEQAGLPAGVVNLVTGAGETGAALVRHPDVDKVAFTGSTAVGREIAKALAGTEKKLTLELGGKGANIVFDDAPLDQAIEGIVDGIFFNQGQVCCAGSRLLVQESIHDEVMDRLKERMSTLRVGDPLDKNTDVGAINSSEQLERITRLVATGIAEGGEAWSPACELPKEGYWFVPTVVTGVEASSTIAREEIFGPVLSVLTFRTPDEAIAKANNSPYGLSAGVWTDKGSRALAVADKLRAGVVWTNTFNKFDPTSPFGGYKESGYGREGGRQGMQAYLKAGK; from the coding sequence ATGACTTTCCTCGAATACGCGCCGGCCCCCGAGTCGACCTCCATCCTCAGCCTCCGCGACGACTACAGCCTCTTCATCGGTGGCGAGTGGGTGGCAGGCGGCGGCGAGCGCTTCGCCTCCATCTCCCCGTCGACCGAGCAGCAGATCGCCACCTTCTCGAGCGCCGACGAGGGCGACGTGGATGCGGCGGTGCGGGCAGCGCGCACGGCCTTCCGTGAGACGTGGGGCCCGATGTCGGGCCGCGACCGCGGCAAGTACCTCTTCCGCATCGCGCGCATCCTGCAGGAGCGCGCCCGCGAGCTCGCCGTCGCCGAGTCGCTCGACAACGGCAAGCCGATCAGGGAGACGCGCGACGCCGATGTGCCGCTCGTCGCCCAGTGGTTCTTCCACTGCGCGGGCTGGGCCGACAAGCTCGACTGGGTGGGCCTGGGCGCCAATCCGCAGCCGCACGGCGTCGCCGCGCAGGTCATTCCGTGGAACTTCCCGCTGCTCATGCTGTCGTGGAAGGTCGCACCGGCGCTCGCGGCCGGCAACACCGTGGTGCTGAAGCCCGCCGAGACGACGCCGCTGACCGCCATGCTGTTCGCCGAGATCTGCGAGCAGGCGGGCCTGCCCGCCGGCGTCGTCAACCTCGTCACCGGCGCGGGCGAGACGGGCGCGGCGCTCGTGCGCCACCCGGATGTCGACAAGGTCGCCTTCACGGGCTCGACCGCCGTCGGCCGCGAGATCGCCAAGGCGCTCGCCGGCACGGAGAAGAAGCTCACCCTCGAGCTCGGCGGCAAGGGCGCCAACATCGTCTTCGACGACGCCCCGCTCGACCAGGCCATCGAGGGCATCGTCGACGGCATCTTCTTCAACCAGGGCCAGGTCTGCTGCGCCGGCAGCCGACTGCTGGTGCAGGAGAGCATCCACGACGAGGTCATGGATCGCCTCAAGGAGCGCATGTCGACCCTGCGCGTCGGCGACCCGCTCGACAAGAACACCGACGTCGGCGCCATCAACTCCTCCGAGCAGCTCGAGCGCATCACGCGCCTCGTGGCGACCGGCATCGCCGAGGGTGGGGAGGCATGGAGCCCCGCGTGCGAGCTGCCCAAGGAGGGCTATTGGTTCGTGCCCACCGTGGTCACCGGCGTCGAGGCGTCGTCGACGATCGCCCGCGAGGAGATCTTCGGGCCAGTGCTGTCGGTGCTCACCTTCCGCACGCCCGACGAGGCGATCGCGAAGGCCAACAACAGCCCATACGGCCTCTCGGCAGGCGTCTGGACCGACAAGGGCAGCCGTGCGCTCGCCGTCGCCGACAAGCTGCGCGCCGGCGTGGTCTGGACGAACACGTTCAACAAGTTCGACCCGACGAGCCCCTTCGGCGGCTACAAGGAGTCGGGCTACGGCCGCGAGGGCGGCCGCCAGGGCATGCAGGCATACCTGAAGGCAGGCAAGTGA
- the deoC gene encoding deoxyribose-phosphate aldolase, which yields MSVTTSSQALAPAERAVQLLGGDLSEVALRRHLEGLPTVDAVGLEARAAKFGTRSIKTTSKAAALDLVIRMIDLTTLQGSDTRGKVRSLVAKALVPDASDPSTPRPAAVCVYGDMVGNAVAALGSAWSAGKDDGINVAAVATAFPSGRASITVKLQDTRDAVAAGADEIDMVIDRGAFLEGNYGKVFDEIVQTKDACRRDDGTYAHLKVILETGELVTYDNVRRASWLSILAGGDFIKTSTGKVQPAATLPVTTLMLQVVRDWERLTGERIGVKPAGGISTSKDAIKYLIAVAETCGEAWLDPHLFRFGASSLLNDVLLQRQKLTTGRYSGPDYVTID from the coding sequence ATCAGCGTGACCACATCCAGTCAAGCGCTCGCTCCCGCAGAGCGCGCCGTCCAGCTGCTCGGCGGCGACCTCTCCGAGGTCGCGCTCCGCCGGCACCTCGAGGGCCTGCCGACCGTCGACGCCGTCGGGCTCGAGGCTCGTGCTGCCAAGTTCGGCACCCGCTCCATCAAGACCACCTCCAAGGCGGCCGCGCTCGACCTGGTCATCCGCATGATCGACCTCACGACGCTGCAGGGCTCCGACACCCGAGGCAAGGTGCGCTCGCTGGTGGCGAAGGCACTCGTGCCCGACGCATCCGACCCCTCGACCCCGCGGCCCGCCGCCGTGTGCGTCTACGGCGACATGGTCGGCAACGCAGTCGCGGCGCTGGGCTCGGCCTGGAGCGCCGGCAAGGACGACGGCATCAACGTGGCCGCCGTCGCCACCGCCTTCCCGTCCGGCCGCGCCAGCATCACCGTCAAGCTGCAGGACACCCGCGACGCCGTCGCCGCCGGCGCCGACGAGATCGACATGGTGATCGACCGCGGCGCCTTCCTCGAGGGCAACTACGGCAAGGTCTTCGACGAGATCGTGCAGACCAAGGACGCCTGCCGCCGCGACGACGGCACCTACGCCCACCTCAAGGTCATCCTCGAGACCGGCGAGCTCGTCACCTACGACAACGTGCGCCGCGCCTCCTGGCTCTCGATCCTCGCCGGCGGCGACTTCATCAAGACCTCCACCGGCAAGGTGCAGCCGGCCGCGACGCTGCCGGTGACCACTCTGATGCTGCAGGTCGTGCGCGACTGGGAGCGACTGACGGGGGAGCGCATCGGCGTGAAGCCCGCCGGCGGCATCTCCACCTCGAAGGACGCCATCAAGTACCTCATCGCGGTCGCAGAGACCTGCGGCGAGGCCTGGCTCGACCCGCACCTGTTCCGATTCGGCGCATCCAGCCTCCTGAACGACGTGCTGCTGCAGCGCCAGAAGCTCACCACCGGCCGCTACTCCGGCCCCGACTACGTGACGATCGACTGA
- a CDS encoding bifunctional riboflavin kinase/FAD synthetase: protein MSARIPDPVPADAAPADPMHWIDELEAVPSAVTIGKFDGVHIGHQRIIEQLRAIAEPQGLATTVVTFDRNPLEVVRPDVAPLPLVSLDHKLELLAAAGADRVIVIPFTKAAAAQPADEFATRVLFDGLGARVLLVGDDFRFGFRGAGTPELLRELAEPRDVRVESIDDICFTDGRRVSSTWIREALDLGRIREANEMLGRRHLLRGDVVRGFQRGRALGFPTANLGAPVEGFIPADGVYAGVAHVDAGTFAAAVSIGDNPTFDGVQAKTVEAYLLDVDLDLYDRPIALELVDFVRPMHRFEGLDQLIAQMHRDVEVTRETIAPLLAAEA, encoded by the coding sequence ATGAGCGCGCGCATCCCCGACCCCGTGCCCGCTGACGCGGCGCCGGCTGACCCCATGCACTGGATCGACGAGCTCGAGGCCGTTCCGAGCGCCGTCACCATCGGCAAGTTCGACGGCGTGCACATCGGCCACCAGCGCATCATCGAGCAGCTTCGCGCGATCGCCGAGCCGCAGGGCCTGGCGACCACCGTCGTCACCTTCGACCGCAATCCGCTCGAGGTCGTGCGGCCCGACGTTGCGCCGCTGCCCCTCGTCTCGCTCGATCACAAGCTCGAGCTGCTCGCCGCCGCAGGCGCCGACCGCGTCATCGTGATCCCGTTCACCAAGGCGGCGGCGGCGCAGCCCGCAGACGAGTTCGCCACCCGCGTGCTCTTCGACGGCCTGGGTGCCCGCGTGCTGTTGGTCGGCGACGACTTCCGCTTCGGCTTCCGGGGTGCGGGCACGCCGGAGCTGCTGCGCGAGCTCGCCGAGCCGCGCGACGTGCGCGTCGAGTCGATCGACGACATCTGCTTCACCGACGGCCGCCGTGTCTCCTCCACCTGGATCCGCGAGGCCCTCGACCTGGGCCGCATCCGCGAGGCGAACGAGATGCTCGGCCGCCGCCACCTGCTGCGCGGCGACGTCGTGCGCGGCTTCCAGCGCGGCCGCGCGCTCGGCTTCCCGACCGCCAACCTGGGCGCTCCCGTCGAGGGCTTCATCCCCGCCGACGGCGTCTACGCAGGCGTCGCGCACGTCGACGCCGGCACCTTCGCCGCCGCCGTCTCGATCGGCGACAACCCCACCTTCGACGGCGTGCAGGCCAAGACCGTCGAGGCCTACCTGCTCGACGTCGACCTCGATCTCTACGACCGGCCGATCGCACTCGAGCTGGTCGACTTCGTGCGCCCCATGCACCGCTTCGAGGGGCTCGACCAGCTCATCGCGCAGATGCATCGCGACGTCGAGGTCACGCGCGAGACGATCGCCCCGCTGCTCGCCGCCGAGGCCTGA
- the truB gene encoding tRNA pseudouridine(55) synthase TruB — translation MPAASSSPDGILLVDKPQGITSHTAVSRARKALGTRKVGHAGTLDPMATGLLILGIGPSTRLLTHMVGLDKTYTATIALGAATTTDDAEGEETTAADASHLSGADLTAPIAALTGDIEQVPSAVSAIKVDGERAYNLVRAGEQVELKPRPVTVARFDVLAFRAGERAEVDVVIDCSSGTYIRALARDLGAALGVGGHLTALRRTRVGPFEVDGAPIADALPQEGAAELLLPPARAAARILPVAQLDDERTANLTHGRRTASLEGEEGIVAAIHGERLIGIARVSGNRLLPVTNFPTA, via the coding sequence GTGCCAGCAGCCTCCTCCAGCCCCGACGGCATCCTGCTCGTCGACAAGCCGCAGGGCATCACGAGCCACACCGCCGTGAGTCGCGCGCGCAAGGCGCTCGGCACCCGCAAGGTCGGCCACGCAGGCACGCTCGACCCGATGGCGACGGGCCTGCTGATCCTGGGCATCGGCCCCTCCACGCGCCTGCTCACGCACATGGTCGGCCTCGACAAGACGTACACGGCGACCATCGCGCTCGGCGCCGCCACGACCACCGACGACGCCGAGGGCGAGGAGACGACGGCAGCGGATGCGTCGCACCTGTCGGGCGCAGACCTCACGGCGCCGATCGCGGCCCTCACGGGCGACATCGAGCAGGTGCCGAGCGCCGTCAGCGCCATCAAGGTCGACGGCGAGCGGGCCTACAACCTGGTGCGGGCGGGGGAGCAGGTCGAGCTCAAGCCCCGCCCCGTGACCGTCGCCCGCTTCGACGTGCTCGCGTTCCGGGCAGGCGAGCGCGCCGAGGTCGACGTCGTGATCGACTGCTCGAGCGGCACCTACATCCGGGCCCTCGCGCGCGACCTGGGCGCCGCGCTCGGCGTCGGTGGGCACCTGACGGCGCTGCGGCGCACCCGGGTCGGCCCCTTCGAGGTCGACGGCGCGCCCATCGCCGACGCGCTGCCCCAGGAGGGCGCCGCCGAGCTGCTGCTGCCGCCCGCCCGGGCCGCCGCGCGCATCCTGCCCGTCGCGCAGCTCGACGACGAGCGCACCGCGAACCTCACGCACGGCCGCCGGACGGCGTCGCTCGAGGGTGAGGAGGGCATCGTCGCCGCCATCCACGGCGAGCGGCTCATCGGCATCGCTCGGGTCTCGGGCAACCGCCTGCTGCCGGTGACGAACTTCCCGACCGCGTGA
- a CDS encoding 2-dehydropantoate 2-reductase — protein sequence MTPTSEEHPARQRIAVIGAGAIGGVIAARLDAVGHDVTVTARGENLEAIREHGLRIKGGFGAHTAPVTALETLTQAPDAAILAVKATGAVEALEANRDALEGVPLLVVQNGLGGERAAARMLGHERVAGGIALMAANSLEPGIVTVTAAGDTIVGGAEGARFAALLGEALPTSETPSIEGAQWTKLLINMVNAIPAIIGHSVQDVISDRGLRHVLLASMRETASIGLAAGVRFQPLQGLTPLLVRVVAFAPRRIAEQVPLRIRARLGDVPNQGSTQQSIRRGQPTEVDAINGAVVAEAARIGREAPVNAALVELVHEVERSGQFLAPSVVRGLA from the coding sequence ATGACGCCGACCAGCGAAGAGCACCCTGCACGGCAGCGCATCGCGGTGATCGGGGCGGGCGCGATCGGCGGCGTGATCGCGGCTCGGCTGGATGCGGTGGGTCACGACGTGACCGTGACCGCGCGGGGCGAGAACCTCGAGGCGATCCGCGAGCACGGCCTGCGCATCAAGGGCGGCTTCGGCGCCCACACCGCGCCCGTGACGGCGCTCGAGACGCTGACCCAGGCACCCGATGCGGCGATCCTGGCGGTGAAGGCGACCGGCGCGGTCGAGGCGCTCGAGGCGAACAGGGACGCGCTCGAGGGCGTGCCGCTGCTGGTGGTGCAGAACGGGCTGGGAGGCGAGCGAGCCGCGGCTCGGATGCTGGGTCACGAGCGGGTCGCCGGCGGCATCGCGCTCATGGCGGCGAACTCGCTCGAGCCCGGCATCGTGACGGTGACGGCGGCCGGCGACACCATCGTGGGCGGCGCGGAGGGGGCGCGATTCGCCGCGCTGCTCGGTGAGGCGCTGCCGACGAGCGAGACGCCATCGATCGAGGGCGCGCAGTGGACGAAGCTGCTCATCAACATGGTCAACGCCATCCCGGCGATCATCGGGCACTCGGTGCAGGACGTCATCAGCGACCGCGGGCTGCGGCACGTCCTGCTCGCCTCGATGCGGGAGACGGCCAGCATCGGGCTCGCTGCCGGCGTGCGATTCCAGCCGCTACAGGGGCTCACTCCCCTGCTCGTGCGGGTCGTCGCCTTCGCGCCGCGGCGCATCGCCGAGCAGGTGCCGCTGCGCATCAGGGCGAGGCTCGGCGACGTGCCGAACCAGGGTTCGACGCAGCAGTCGATCCGACGCGGTCAGCCGACCGAGGTGGATGCGATCAACGGGGCCGTGGTGGCCGAGGCGGCGCGGATCGGGCGTGAGGCGCCGGTGAACGCTGCGCTGGTCGAGCTCGTGCACGAGGTGGAGCGGAGCGGGCAGTTCCTGGCGCCGAGCGTGGTGCGGGGGTTGGCGTGA